A window from Bos indicus isolate NIAB-ARS_2022 breed Sahiwal x Tharparkar chromosome 1, NIAB-ARS_B.indTharparkar_mat_pri_1.0, whole genome shotgun sequence encodes these proteins:
- the HSPA13 gene encoding heat shock 70 kDa protein 13: protein MAGEMTILGSAVLTLLLAGYLAQQYLPLPTPKVIGIDLGTTYCSVGVFFPGTGKVKVIPDENGHISIPSMVSFTDDDVYVGYESLELADSNPQNTIYDAKRFIGKVFTPEELEAEIGRYPFKVLNKNGMVEFSVTSNETITVSPEYVGSRLLLKLKEMAEEYLGMPVANAVISVPAEFDLKQRNSTIQAANLAGLKILRVINEPTAAAMAYGLHKAEVFHVLVIDLGGGTLDVSLLNKQGGMFLTRAMSGNNKLGGQDFNQRLLQYLYKQIYQTYGFLPSRKEEIHRLRQAVEMVKLNLTLHETAQMSVLLTVEENDRKGPPTSDSELPKDKFSQANDPHVDSMFGANLSEKKNGEGQVLFETEISRKLFDTLNEDLFQKILVPIQQVLKEGHLEKTEIDEVVLVGGSTRIPRIRQVIQEFFGKDPNTSVDPDLAVVTGVAIQAGIDGGSWPLQVSALEIPSKHLQKTNFN from the exons ATGGCCGGAGAGATGACGATCTTAG GATCAGCTGTTTTGACTCTCCTGTTGGCTGGCTATTTGGCACAACAGTATTTACCATTGCCTACTCCTAAAGTGATTGGAATTGACCTTGGCACTACGTATTGTTCAGTTGGGGTGTTTTTTCCTGGCACAGGAAAAGTAAAGGTCATTCCAGATGAAAATGGTCATATCAGCATACCCAGCATGGTATCCTTCACTGACGACGATGTTTATGTGGGGTATGAAAGCTTAGAGCTTGCAGATTCGAATCCTCAGAACACAATATATGATGCTAAAAGATTCATAGGCAAAGTTTTTACCCCGGAAGAACTGGAGGCTGAAATTGGGAGATACCCATTTAAG gttttaaacaaaaatggaatGGTTGAATTTTCTGTGACAAGTAATGAAACCATCACCGTTTCCCCAGAATATGTTGGCTCTAGACTgttgttaaaattaaaagaaatggcaGAGGAGTATCTTGGAATGCCAGTTGCCAATGCTGTTATTTCCGTACCAGCAGAATTTGATCTAAAGCAGAGAAATTCAACAATTCAAGCTGCTAACCTTGCAG GACTGAAGATCTTAAGAGTAATAAATGAACCCACCGCAGCAGCTATGGCCTATGGTCTCCACAAAGCTGAAGTCTTTCACGTCTTGGTGATAGATTTGGGTGGAGGAACTCTCGATGTGTCATTGCTAAATAAACAAGGAGGAATGTTTTTAACTCGAGCCATGTCTG gaAACAATAAACTTGGAGGACAAGACTTCAATCAGAGATTGCTTCAGTACTTATACAAACAGATCTATCAAACATATGGCTTCCTGCCCTCTAGGAAAGAGGAAATCCACCGATTAAGACAAGCTGTAGAAATGGTCAAGTTAAACCTGACACTTCATGAGACTGCCCAGATGTCAGTACTACTAACAGTGGAGGAAAATGACAGAAAGGGACCTCCGACTAGTGACAGTGAACTGCCAAAGGACAAATTTTCCCAAGCAAATGACCCCCATGTGGACAGCATGTTTGGAGCTAAcctatctgaaaagaaaaatggagagggTCAGGTTTTATTTGAAACAGAAATATCACGAAAGCTCTTTGACACCCTTAATGAAGATCTTTTCCAGAAAATACTTGTACCCATTCAGCAAGTGTTGAAAGAAGGCCACCTGGAAAAGACTGAGATTGATGAGGTGGTCTTGGTTGGGGGCTCAACTCGTATTCCTCGAATCCGCCAAGTCATCCAAGAGTTCTTTGGAAAGGACCCCAACACGTCTGTAGACCCTGACCTGGCCGTGGTGACAGGAGTGGCTATCCAGGCAGGGATTGATGGAGGCTCTTGGCCTCTCCAAGTCAGTGCTTTAGAAATTCCCAGTAAGCATTTACAGAAGACCAACTTCAACTGA